In Bremerella alba, one DNA window encodes the following:
- a CDS encoding arylsulfatase, which yields MKTSLPLAGLCLLLLSAMVQADERPNIIVIMLDDLGYSDLGCYGGEIQTPNIDSLAQDGLRFTSFYNCARCCPTRAAMLTGLYPHQVGLIRNGRSLTKNGVTIAEALGNAGYQTAMAGKWHLSQTNPIDNRQKQLDWLNHQADFGRPFAPLDTYPANRGFQHHFGPVWGVVNYFDPFSLVDGTKVVKDIPDDFYMTDAITDKAVEYIETMSQKDAPFFLYVAHTAPHWPLHAKPEDIAKYEKTYIEGWQKLRDQRYASMIEMKLIDPQSFPKPQLQGDGLDWQALDDEHRKHMAQLMAVHAGMIDCVDQGVGRILDTLKSAGRFDNTLILVMADNGASPERYLNPGFDRPDQTRDGRNIQYNGVFDPGSEETWGYIGSFWANAANTPFRYWKAQSFEGGTHTPLIAHWPSGLKTKPGTLTDQPGHVMDIMPTCLEIAAAEYPQTYDSHKITPLEGKSLSPILRGEKRAGHDQLFFEHEGGKAVIADGWKLVQPKQNGKWELYHLAQDRTETKNVAVDHPQLLQEMKKNWHSWFDRVKPAD from the coding sequence ATGAAAACCTCCCTTCCTTTGGCCGGCCTTTGTCTCTTACTTCTTTCGGCGATGGTTCAAGCCGACGAACGGCCCAATATCATCGTGATCATGCTAGACGACTTGGGGTACTCCGATCTCGGCTGCTATGGTGGTGAAATACAAACACCCAATATTGATTCGCTGGCTCAGGATGGGTTGCGTTTCACCTCGTTTTACAATTGTGCCCGATGCTGCCCGACACGCGCGGCGATGCTTACCGGACTCTACCCCCATCAGGTCGGCCTTATTCGTAATGGACGTTCGCTCACCAAGAACGGTGTTACCATCGCCGAGGCCCTCGGCAACGCCGGTTATCAAACGGCCATGGCCGGAAAGTGGCACCTGAGTCAAACCAACCCGATCGACAATCGTCAAAAACAGCTTGATTGGCTCAATCATCAAGCTGACTTCGGCCGCCCTTTCGCTCCGTTGGATACTTATCCGGCCAACCGCGGATTCCAACATCACTTCGGCCCCGTCTGGGGCGTCGTGAACTACTTTGATCCCTTTTCCCTGGTCGACGGCACGAAGGTCGTTAAAGACATTCCCGATGACTTCTACATGACCGATGCCATCACTGACAAGGCCGTCGAGTACATCGAAACGATGTCGCAAAAGGACGCCCCCTTCTTTCTTTACGTCGCCCATACGGCCCCGCACTGGCCACTGCATGCCAAGCCAGAAGACATCGCCAAGTACGAAAAGACCTATATTGAAGGGTGGCAGAAACTGCGTGATCAGCGTTATGCCAGCATGATTGAAATGAAATTAATCGATCCCCAGTCTTTTCCTAAGCCGCAGCTTCAAGGGGATGGCCTCGATTGGCAAGCCCTGGATGACGAGCACCGCAAGCACATGGCCCAATTGATGGCCGTCCATGCTGGTATGATCGATTGTGTCGACCAAGGCGTCGGTCGAATTCTCGATACCCTTAAGTCAGCTGGTCGCTTTGATAACACACTGATTCTTGTCATGGCAGACAACGGCGCATCGCCGGAACGCTATCTCAATCCTGGCTTCGATCGGCCTGATCAAACACGAGACGGTCGCAACATACAGTACAACGGCGTGTTCGATCCTGGCAGCGAAGAGACGTGGGGCTACATTGGCTCGTTTTGGGCCAATGCGGCCAACACACCCTTTCGCTATTGGAAGGCGCAGTCGTTTGAAGGGGGAACCCATACGCCGCTGATCGCTCACTGGCCAAGTGGCTTGAAAACGAAACCGGGAACCCTGACCGATCAGCCCGGGCATGTGATGGACATCATGCCCACGTGTCTCGAAATCGCTGCCGCAGAATATCCTCAAACCTACGACAGCCATAAGATCACGCCGTTGGAAGGCAAATCGCTTTCGCCCATCCTCCGTGGTGAGAAGCGTGCTGGTCACGACCAACTCTTCTTCGAGCACGAAGGGGGCAAAGCCGTGATTGCCGATGGCTGGAAACTCGTTCAACCAAAGCAGAACGGCAAATGGGAACTTTATCACCTGGCACAAGATCGCACGGAAACCAAAAACGTTGCTGTCGATCATCCCCAGCTTTTGCAAGAGATGAAGAAAAACTGGCACTCCTGGTTCGACCGCGTGAAACCAGCGGATTAG
- a CDS encoding sulfatase family protein, translating into MRFVLIGLSILACSACQLVAAELPDIVVFLSDDHTIGDSSLYGSTDLKTPNMDRIAMQGLTFDQAFVASPSCAPSRAALLTGLMPSRNGAEPNHSRPDKEIKKLPAYFQELGYEVVSFGKVGHYRQTPEYGFDIAKHFKYHEDIAVPEALKWLDARESDKPLLLFVGTNWPHVPWPEPETIDAKTIKIPLHHVHTPQTRIARARYYQAITTMDRELGEVFDAAYEKLGDDTLFLHTSDHGAQWPFGKWTLYDEGIRTPMIAVWPGKIPPSKRTEAMVSWVDILPTLYAAVGQTAPEEIDGRSFLPVLLGETDTHRDVIFTVHSGDGNKNVYPTRSIRTPRWKYIRNLHPEFKFTSHILGDTRPQPYWGSWVEKANKVPEAARKVKRYLERPAVELYDLKADPTEQNNLAAYVEHKEKLASLANQLDAWMKTQGDQQKVYGEPTLLKN; encoded by the coding sequence ATGCGTTTCGTTCTTATCGGCCTCTCGATACTTGCATGCTCTGCCTGCCAACTCGTGGCCGCAGAGCTTCCTGATATTGTCGTATTCCTTTCGGATGACCACACCATCGGCGATTCATCGTTGTATGGATCAACTGACTTGAAGACGCCCAACATGGATCGCATCGCCATGCAGGGCCTAACGTTCGATCAGGCCTTTGTCGCATCCCCCTCATGTGCTCCTAGTCGGGCTGCTTTACTGACCGGATTGATGCCTTCGCGCAACGGCGCTGAGCCCAATCATTCGCGTCCTGATAAAGAGATCAAGAAGTTGCCTGCCTACTTTCAAGAGCTAGGGTACGAGGTGGTCTCGTTCGGTAAGGTCGGGCACTATCGCCAAACGCCTGAATATGGATTCGATATCGCAAAACACTTTAAATACCACGAAGACATTGCCGTGCCGGAAGCTCTCAAGTGGCTCGACGCTCGCGAAAGCGACAAACCGCTACTCCTTTTTGTCGGCACCAATTGGCCGCATGTCCCCTGGCCAGAGCCCGAAACAATCGATGCCAAAACGATCAAGATTCCTTTGCACCATGTGCATACACCTCAAACACGCATTGCTCGTGCACGCTACTATCAGGCCATCACAACGATGGACCGCGAACTAGGGGAAGTCTTCGACGCCGCCTACGAAAAGCTCGGGGACGACACCTTGTTTCTGCATACGAGCGATCATGGTGCCCAGTGGCCCTTTGGTAAGTGGACACTCTACGACGAGGGAATCCGCACACCCATGATCGCTGTCTGGCCAGGCAAGATCCCCCCTAGTAAGCGTACCGAGGCAATGGTTTCGTGGGTCGATATCCTGCCAACACTTTACGCTGCGGTCGGTCAGACTGCACCGGAAGAAATCGACGGGCGATCTTTCTTGCCAGTCCTCTTGGGCGAAACGGATACGCATCGCGACGTCATCTTCACTGTTCACAGTGGCGATGGCAATAAGAACGTCTATCCCACCCGTAGCATTCGCACACCGCGATGGAAGTACATCCGCAACCTCCATCCAGAATTCAAGTTCACGTCGCATATCCTGGGGGATACGCGCCCTCAACCTTATTGGGGAAGTTGGGTCGAGAAAGCCAATAAGGTTCCCGAGGCTGCTCGCAAGGTTAAACGATACCTCGAGCGGCCGGCAGTAGAGTTGTATGACCTAAAAGCCGATCCGACAGAACAAAATAATCTGGCCGCTTATGTCGAGCACAAAGAAAAACTGGCAAGCCTAGCCAACCAGTTGGATGCCTGGATGAAGACGCAGGGAGATCAGCAAAAGGTCTATGGCGAGCCTACGCTCCTAAAGAATTGA
- a CDS encoding tetratricopeptide repeat protein, translated as MTQRLERAKMLIHSHRYEEAKRELSLGLAEDPENPSNHLMLGLCHSTLKEHAMAIEHGELAVRMAPDWAKSHAMLAWIYLQADKYKDAKLGAEHALQLEPSETMASNVIAMVYAHYKDWEGASRAAEMTLSYDPDDTEALNIRALALRSQGKAGASEEELKRSLQIDAEDATAHANLGWTYLQKGDLHKAETHFREALRINPELDWARQGALETLKAKVPIYRWILGYFIWMATKTAGIQWMIIVGLYLGYKVIYVALAANPSTQGLAYAFMAVYLLFCVTTWFAGPISNAFLVLHPFGRMALTPWERWGGLAVGAAIVLTLASLASEIVWQNETGLVLAMCFGFTAIPMAMMFQSREGTPRNVLALVTMAAVVMSVGFGVGAIHGLENLPTAAASFCQTCSQGFIFVPLGSIILANVLSMR; from the coding sequence ATGACTCAACGACTTGAGCGGGCCAAGATGCTGATCCATTCGCATCGCTATGAAGAAGCGAAACGCGAACTTTCCCTCGGCTTGGCGGAAGATCCGGAGAATCCGAGCAATCATCTGATGTTGGGCCTGTGCCACTCTACGCTGAAAGAACATGCCATGGCGATCGAGCATGGCGAGTTGGCCGTTCGGATGGCACCTGATTGGGCAAAATCGCACGCAATGCTGGCCTGGATTTATCTTCAAGCAGACAAATATAAAGATGCCAAGTTAGGGGCCGAGCACGCGTTGCAGCTGGAACCTTCAGAGACGATGGCTTCGAACGTCATCGCGATGGTGTACGCTCACTACAAGGACTGGGAAGGGGCATCTCGTGCGGCGGAGATGACGCTGTCGTACGATCCTGACGATACCGAAGCGTTGAACATTCGGGCACTTGCCCTTCGCAGCCAGGGCAAAGCAGGGGCCTCGGAGGAAGAGCTTAAGCGATCGTTGCAAATTGATGCCGAAGATGCGACTGCCCATGCCAATCTCGGTTGGACCTATTTGCAAAAGGGCGATTTGCACAAAGCAGAAACTCACTTTCGCGAAGCATTACGCATCAATCCCGAATTGGACTGGGCACGCCAAGGAGCACTGGAAACCCTTAAGGCCAAGGTGCCGATTTATCGCTGGATCTTGGGCTATTTCATTTGGATGGCCACCAAGACCGCTGGCATACAGTGGATGATCATCGTTGGGCTCTACTTGGGTTACAAGGTCATCTACGTTGCGTTAGCAGCTAATCCAAGCACGCAAGGACTCGCCTACGCGTTCATGGCAGTGTACCTGCTATTCTGCGTGACGACCTGGTTTGCCGGACCGATCTCGAACGCGTTTCTCGTTCTGCATCCGTTTGGGCGCATGGCATTAACTCCATGGGAACGCTGGGGCGGACTGGCCGTGGGCGCGGCGATCGTTCTCACACTGGCATCGCTCGCCAGCGAGATCGTTTGGCAGAACGAAACAGGCCTCGTGTTGGCCATGTGTTTCGGCTTTACAGCGATTCCGATGGCGATGATGTTCCAATCGCGAGAAGGAACGCCGAGAAACGTGTTGGCACTTGTGACCATGGCTGCGGTTGTGATGTCGGTGGGGTTTGGCGTAGGTGCGATTCACGGGCTGGAAAATCTGCCAACGGCCGCAGCATCGTTTTGCCAGACGTGTTCGCAAGGGTTCATTTTCGTACCATTGGGATCGATCATCTTGGCCAACGTGTTGAGCATGCGGTAA
- a CDS encoding ATP-binding protein, with protein MSSSEESLRALEEALRFSPDNIPLRSHLADTLYRLGKFESAIDHFKELSRIEPQNGTWPLRLADSFLQNNQIGEAAVVIERVVHGKDASADAHLLAARIAIAEGNTSSAVYHYKTAIDLDPDLEDEELSERLGVGAQFEESEVVDGRIRIGSGESSGDVNASVERPKIKFADVGGMEDLKEEIRMKIIYPMQNPEIYKAYGKTIGGGIMMYGPPGCGKTHLARATAGEINANFISIGINDVLDMWMGNSERNLHQLFQLARSSSPCVIFFDEVDALGGRRSDMNGGSARQLINQFLAEMDGAEYSNEGVLVLSATNAPWHVDSAFRRPGRFDRVIFVPPPDQPSRTEILQVLCQGKPTKDVDFAYLSKKTDQFSGADMKAVVDLAVESKLSEALKTGKPVPVSGKDLLAAAKRHKPTTKEWFATARNYALYANEGGLYDDILSYMKLK; from the coding sequence ATGAGTTCGTCTGAAGAATCGCTCCGCGCGCTAGAAGAGGCATTGCGTTTTAGCCCGGATAATATTCCTTTGCGCTCGCACTTGGCCGATACGCTTTACCGCTTGGGGAAGTTTGAGTCGGCGATTGACCATTTCAAGGAGCTATCGCGGATAGAGCCTCAAAATGGTACTTGGCCGCTGCGTCTGGCAGATTCTTTTCTGCAAAACAATCAGATCGGCGAGGCCGCTGTCGTTATCGAACGCGTGGTCCATGGTAAAGATGCTTCGGCTGATGCGCATCTGCTGGCTGCGCGGATTGCGATAGCCGAGGGCAACACCTCGTCGGCCGTCTACCACTATAAGACGGCGATCGATCTAGATCCTGATCTCGAAGATGAAGAACTCAGTGAACGTCTTGGCGTGGGTGCTCAGTTCGAGGAGAGCGAGGTCGTGGATGGACGAATTCGCATCGGATCAGGCGAGAGTTCTGGAGATGTCAACGCATCGGTCGAGCGTCCCAAAATTAAATTTGCGGATGTTGGCGGAATGGAGGATCTCAAGGAAGAGATTCGTATGAAGATCATTTACCCGATGCAAAATCCCGAAATCTACAAGGCGTATGGCAAAACGATCGGAGGCGGGATCATGATGTACGGCCCGCCTGGTTGCGGCAAAACCCATTTGGCTCGAGCCACCGCCGGCGAGATCAACGCGAATTTTATCAGCATCGGCATCAACGATGTCCTGGATATGTGGATGGGTAACAGTGAACGCAATTTGCATCAGCTGTTTCAACTTGCCCGCAGTAGCAGTCCTTGCGTGATTTTCTTTGACGAAGTCGACGCATTGGGTGGTCGTCGGAGCGACATGAACGGAGGCAGCGCGCGGCAACTGATCAATCAATTTCTGGCCGAAATGGACGGCGCAGAATACTCCAATGAAGGCGTCCTCGTTCTCTCGGCTACGAACGCTCCGTGGCACGTTGATTCTGCGTTTCGGCGACCAGGACGTTTCGACCGGGTGATCTTTGTCCCTCCACCTGACCAGCCATCGCGGACCGAGATTTTGCAGGTTCTCTGCCAAGGTAAACCAACCAAGGATGTCGATTTCGCTTATTTGTCTAAGAAGACCGATCAGTTTTCCGGAGCTGACATGAAGGCGGTCGTCGACCTGGCCGTGGAATCGAAATTGAGCGAAGCGTTGAAAACCGGCAAACCGGTCCCGGTATCTGGCAAGGATTTGCTCGCCGCAGCCAAGCGGCACAAGCCAACCACCAAGGAGTGGTTTGCGACTGCGAGAAACTATGCCCTGTATGCCAATGAAGGCGGGCTTTACGACGACATCCTCAGCTACATGAAATTGAAATGA
- a CDS encoding aldehyde dehydrogenase family protein has protein sequence MILTTSAPVARPETQVFLDQDHKLLIDGQWMPAETGQKFEVVNPADGKVIAEVAEGGQRDVNKAVAAARKAFESGAWPAMTASDRGKLLWRLADLMEQHTEELAEIESLDNGKPKAVAAGADVPLAIDLFRYMAGWATKIEGTTIPISVPYLEGAEFHSYTLREPVGVVGQIIPWNFPLLMAAWKLGPALAAGCTVVLKVAEETPLSAVRLAQLVQEAGFPPGVVNVITGFGETAGAALSAHPDVDKIAFTGSTEVGKLIVKAASETNLKKISLELGGKSPNIIMPDADIPAAIAGAANAIFFNHGQCCCAGSRLFVHRNHFDQVVEGVAEQAKKIKLGPGMHPDSDMGPMVSQVQQDRVCSYLDIGEKEGATAVCGGKRADSDGYFVEPTVLVDTHSNMKVIQEEIFGPVVAAVAFDDIEEVIATANDSIYGLAAAVWTKDISLGHRIAKRIKAGTVWMNCYNVFDASLPFGGYKQSGWGREMGHEAVNLYTQTKAVTLQLK, from the coding sequence ATGATTCTGACGACGAGTGCCCCTGTCGCACGTCCTGAAACGCAAGTATTTTTAGACCAGGATCATAAGCTGTTGATCGATGGCCAGTGGATGCCGGCAGAAACCGGGCAAAAATTTGAAGTGGTGAACCCTGCCGACGGCAAGGTGATTGCCGAGGTGGCTGAAGGTGGTCAGCGAGATGTCAATAAAGCGGTGGCCGCCGCGCGGAAAGCGTTCGAGAGCGGAGCTTGGCCTGCCATGACGGCCTCAGATCGAGGCAAATTGCTTTGGCGGTTGGCCGACCTGATGGAACAGCACACCGAAGAGCTCGCCGAGATTGAATCGCTCGACAATGGTAAACCAAAAGCGGTTGCCGCTGGGGCCGACGTTCCCTTGGCAATCGATCTATTTCGCTATATGGCCGGCTGGGCCACCAAGATCGAAGGAACGACCATTCCGATCTCGGTGCCGTATCTCGAAGGGGCCGAGTTCCATAGTTACACGTTGCGAGAACCTGTTGGCGTGGTCGGGCAGATCATACCTTGGAACTTCCCCCTGTTGATGGCAGCCTGGAAGTTGGGGCCAGCTTTGGCCGCAGGCTGCACTGTGGTGCTCAAAGTGGCAGAAGAAACCCCGTTGAGTGCGGTGCGTTTAGCTCAATTGGTTCAAGAGGCCGGCTTCCCACCGGGCGTTGTGAATGTGATCACCGGTTTCGGAGAAACCGCTGGGGCCGCACTATCAGCCCACCCCGATGTCGACAAGATCGCGTTCACCGGCTCGACCGAGGTTGGCAAGTTAATTGTTAAAGCGGCTAGTGAAACCAACTTGAAAAAGATATCGCTCGAACTGGGTGGCAAGAGCCCGAACATCATTATGCCTGACGCCGACATTCCGGCGGCGATTGCCGGGGCGGCCAACGCGATCTTCTTTAACCATGGCCAATGCTGCTGTGCCGGTTCCCGCTTGTTCGTGCATCGAAACCACTTCGATCAAGTCGTCGAAGGGGTGGCGGAACAAGCGAAGAAAATCAAATTAGGGCCCGGGATGCATCCCGATTCGGATATGGGGCCCATGGTCTCTCAGGTTCAGCAAGACCGTGTTTGCAGCTACCTTGATATCGGCGAGAAGGAAGGAGCTACGGCCGTATGTGGTGGCAAGAGGGCCGATAGCGATGGCTACTTCGTCGAGCCAACCGTTTTGGTCGATACCCACTCTAACATGAAGGTGATTCAGGAAGAGATCTTCGGCCCAGTGGTAGCCGCGGTGGCATTCGATGACATCGAAGAAGTGATCGCCACGGCCAACGACAGCATCTATGGTCTGGCTGCGGCCGTTTGGACCAAAGACATTAGCCTGGGGCATCGGATCGCCAAACGAATCAAGGCCGGCACCGTTTGGATGAATTGCTACAACGTGTTCGATGCCTCGCTCCCCTTTGGCGGCTACAAGCAGTCAGGTTGGGGCCGAGAAATGGGTCACGAAGCGGTCAACTTGTACACACAGACCAAAGCGGTCACGCTGCAACTGAAATAA
- a CDS encoding sulfatase-like hydrolase/transferase has translation MRALLCLALLFVPAVLLAAERPANIVLIVSDDQGYHDLGSFGATDVRTPHLDRLASEGTRLTSFYVAWNACTPSRAAFLTGRYPQRNGTYDMIRNDRVDDGHLYSPEEYVLSPEHLLGTDVREIYLSNVLNDAGYACGCYGKWDGGQLKRFLPLQRGFDDFYGFCNTGIDYFTHERYGVPSMFDGNEPTTKDKGTYCTTLFRDHALEFIDQNHEQPFFLYVPFNAPHGASSLDPKIRGTVQASPEYLDKYTAAKSRSAQRRRGYMAAVTEMDAAIGAILERLDRYEIADDTLVIFFSDNGGSGLANNQPLQGRKSTMWEGGNRVPCIVRWPGHIPAGKASDAFLTALEVFPTACSAAGTPLPSDVTYDGFDMLPVLQGKIESPRKEMFWHRRNEVAIRNGDWKWIDSKKAKGLYYLPEDIGEKNNLAQKHPDKVQALKQRLAQWQKEMQAAEPRRPFRNF, from the coding sequence ATGCGTGCGCTGCTTTGCCTTGCCCTGCTTTTCGTCCCTGCTGTTTTGTTAGCTGCCGAGCGTCCGGCCAACATTGTGTTAATCGTCTCCGACGATCAAGGTTATCACGACTTAGGGTCGTTCGGAGCCACCGATGTCCGCACACCGCATCTCGATCGATTAGCCTCCGAGGGCACTCGGCTTACCAGTTTCTACGTCGCATGGAATGCCTGTACCCCTTCACGAGCAGCTTTCCTGACAGGCAGATATCCGCAGCGAAATGGCACCTACGACATGATTCGCAACGATCGTGTTGATGATGGGCACCTCTACTCGCCGGAAGAATACGTGTTGTCACCAGAGCATCTCCTCGGCACGGACGTACGTGAGATCTATCTATCCAACGTTCTAAACGACGCCGGCTACGCATGTGGATGCTACGGCAAGTGGGACGGCGGTCAGTTGAAGCGGTTTCTACCACTTCAACGTGGGTTCGATGACTTTTATGGCTTCTGCAATACGGGCATCGACTACTTCACGCACGAGCGATACGGTGTGCCCTCGATGTTCGATGGGAACGAGCCCACGACTAAAGACAAAGGAACCTACTGCACGACGCTGTTTCGAGACCATGCGTTAGAGTTTATCGACCAGAATCATGAGCAGCCGTTCTTTTTGTACGTGCCGTTCAATGCACCGCACGGGGCTTCTAGCCTTGATCCCAAAATTCGCGGCACCGTGCAGGCCTCACCTGAATACTTAGACAAGTACACCGCCGCCAAGAGTCGCTCAGCACAACGCCGACGCGGGTACATGGCCGCCGTCACTGAAATGGATGCGGCAATCGGTGCGATTCTCGAACGACTCGACCGTTATGAAATCGCCGACGATACACTCGTGATCTTCTTTTCCGACAATGGAGGCAGCGGTCTAGCGAACAATCAACCGCTGCAAGGCCGCAAGTCGACCATGTGGGAAGGAGGCAACCGTGTCCCTTGCATCGTCCGCTGGCCAGGGCATATACCTGCCGGTAAAGCAAGCGACGCGTTTCTTACTGCCCTGGAAGTCTTTCCCACCGCGTGCTCAGCTGCTGGCACGCCCCTTCCTAGCGATGTTACCTACGATGGTTTCGACATGCTGCCGGTACTCCAGGGCAAGATCGAGTCGCCTCGAAAGGAGATGTTCTGGCATCGACGAAATGAAGTCGCCATTCGCAACGGCGACTGGAAGTGGATCGACAGTAAAAAGGCGAAGGGCCTGTACTACCTGCCTGAAGATATTGGCGAGAAGAACAATTTGGCCCAAAAGCATCCTGATAAAGTTCAGGCACTCAAGCAGCGGCTTGCTCAATGGCAAAAGGAAATGCAAGCCGCTGAGCCTCGCCGCCCTTTCCGCAACTTCTAG
- a CDS encoding ArsR/SmtB family transcription factor: protein MPKKTTSKPPLKMDALGQAAECLKALAHPVRLRMVQLLLHGRYTVGEIADDCGIAENLASEHLRLMQRCGFFTSERDGRRVYYAVAEPHLEDIMACIESRFLTEAGK, encoded by the coding sequence ATGCCCAAGAAAACAACCAGTAAGCCACCCTTGAAAATGGATGCCCTTGGCCAAGCGGCCGAGTGCTTGAAAGCGCTCGCGCATCCGGTACGTCTCAGGATGGTCCAGTTGCTACTTCATGGCCGGTACACCGTTGGAGAAATCGCGGATGACTGCGGCATTGCTGAAAACCTCGCATCCGAGCATCTTCGTTTAATGCAGCGATGTGGTTTCTTTACAAGCGAACGCGATGGCCGACGTGTTTATTACGCGGTCGCGGAACCTCACCTGGAGGACATTATGGCCTGCATTGAAAGTCGATTTTTGACGGAGGCCGGCAAATAG
- a CDS encoding rhodanese-like domain-containing protein, with amino-acid sequence MNTISPQALNKLRESGQCDLIDVRTPAEYQEVHASDAVNSPLDRLAPKQVMDARNGSTDQPLYVICKSGNRAGKACEKFVAAGYENVVNVEGGTDAWASAGLPVVRGKKTISLERQVRIAAGSLVLLGALLAIFVHPYFAGLSAFVGAGLMFAGITDTCGMGMLLAKMPWNQAPSCSK; translated from the coding sequence ATTAATACGATTTCTCCTCAAGCGTTAAACAAACTCCGTGAATCAGGCCAATGCGACCTGATCGACGTGCGCACACCGGCTGAATACCAGGAGGTGCACGCAAGCGATGCCGTCAATAGCCCGCTTGATCGCCTTGCTCCTAAGCAGGTGATGGACGCTCGAAATGGCTCTACGGATCAGCCCCTATATGTGATCTGCAAGTCAGGCAATCGCGCCGGCAAGGCTTGCGAAAAGTTCGTCGCCGCCGGGTACGAGAACGTCGTCAACGTCGAAGGTGGAACCGACGCCTGGGCCTCGGCAGGGCTCCCGGTTGTGCGAGGCAAAAAGACAATCTCCTTAGAACGCCAAGTGCGGATCGCGGCAGGCTCCCTTGTCCTCTTGGGGGCACTGCTTGCCATTTTCGTCCACCCCTATTTCGCCGGGCTCTCAGCATTTGTTGGTGCAGGACTGATGTTCGCAGGCATCACCGATACCTGCGGCATGGGCATGCTGCTGGCCAAGATGCCCTGGAACCAAGCGCCAAGCTGCTCGAAATAG
- a CDS encoding PQQ-binding-like beta-propeller repeat protein, translating to MFASFRIILCITLLATFCISLPAEDWPQWRGPNRDGVSSETQLKAKWSKDGPPLVWQVNQLGDGYGAVSVADGMIFLVANEGLDNELVKALDATNGQVLWATRIGKVGNPDQKPSYPAARSTPTFDGDMVYVLGSDGDLVGLKSRSGEVVWQKNVRQEYDGQPGTWAYSESPLVDGDKVIVTPGGKDAGIVAVNKSTGETVWEAKTPEMGAAAYASVQKVTAADKQQYVAFMANGLAGVKAEDGTFLWSYTRTKGIANMPTPVVDGDIVYSGGARTGGGAVRLVAQQLEVLPEELYFNPKLPNAIGGSVKVDGYLYGCSNSTLVCVDFITGEIMWQERISAAASILYADGRLYLHTEDGKAMMVAASPDKMEVVSEFSLPDQPEGTGKEWAYPTLADGKLYLRQHGTLWCYDVK from the coding sequence ATGTTTGCTTCGTTTCGAATAATTCTTTGTATTACCTTATTGGCGACTTTCTGCATCAGTCTTCCTGCAGAAGACTGGCCGCAGTGGCGAGGTCCAAACCGCGATGGTGTTTCCAGTGAAACTCAGTTGAAGGCCAAGTGGTCCAAAGACGGTCCACCCCTTGTTTGGCAAGTGAACCAATTGGGAGATGGGTACGGTGCGGTGTCGGTTGCGGATGGCATGATCTTTCTGGTTGCCAACGAAGGTTTAGATAACGAATTGGTAAAAGCATTAGACGCGACCAACGGTCAGGTGCTGTGGGCGACCCGGATCGGTAAAGTCGGTAATCCCGATCAAAAGCCGAGCTACCCCGCCGCACGCAGCACGCCGACATTTGATGGCGATATGGTGTATGTACTCGGCTCGGATGGTGACCTGGTTGGTTTGAAGTCGAGAAGTGGAGAAGTCGTTTGGCAAAAGAATGTTCGTCAGGAATACGATGGCCAACCCGGTACGTGGGCTTATTCTGAGTCGCCCCTGGTTGATGGGGATAAGGTCATCGTGACGCCTGGTGGTAAAGATGCAGGCATCGTAGCCGTGAATAAATCGACGGGTGAAACCGTGTGGGAAGCGAAAACACCCGAGATGGGTGCGGCCGCCTATGCCTCGGTTCAGAAGGTGACGGCCGCTGACAAGCAACAGTATGTCGCGTTCATGGCGAACGGACTCGCTGGAGTCAAAGCCGAAGATGGGACATTCCTGTGGTCTTACACCCGAACCAAAGGCATTGCCAACATGCCCACACCCGTGGTCGACGGCGATATCGTCTATAGCGGTGGAGCACGTACCGGCGGAGGTGCCGTTCGTCTCGTTGCTCAACAGCTAGAAGTCTTGCCGGAAGAGTTATACTTCAATCCGAAATTGCCTAATGCGATTGGCGGATCGGTTAAAGTGGATGGTTACCTCTACGGCTGCAGCAACTCGACGCTCGTGTGTGTTGATTTTATCACCGGCGAGATAATGTGGCAGGAGCGAATCAGTGCGGCAGCTTCCATCCTATATGCCGATGGACGCTTGTATCTGCACACCGAAGATGGCAAGGCCATGATGGTCGCTGCATCCCCGGACAAGATGGAAGTTGTTAGCGAGTTCAGTTTGCCAGACCAACCGGAAGGCACCGGCAAAGAGTGGGCCTATCCCACGCTGGCCGATGGGAAACTCTATCTGCGTCAGCATGGCACCCTTTGGTGCTACGACGTCAAGTAA